In the genome of Planctomyces sp. SH-PL62, the window GGCGGCATGCAAGGCGGCTTCGGCGGCGGCGGTGGCGGGATGCAGCGCGGCGGCGGCGGCATGCAAGGCGGCTTCGGCGGCAGTGGCGGCGGGATGCAGGGCGGCTTCGGCGGCGGGATGCAGCACGGCGGCCGTGGCATGCAGGGCGGCTTCGGCGGCGCTGGCGGCGGGATGCAAGGAGGTGCGCCGGCCATGGGTCCCCACGGGCGGGGAGGCGCAAGTGGGCATGGCCAGAACGCGGGACGGCCGGGCGTCGGTGCCAGCGGCGTGGGCGGACCCGCCAGTGGAGCCGGCGCCTTGCCCGGCGCGGGGGCGGGACGACCGGGCGTCGGTGCCAGCGGCGCTGGCGGCCCCGCCAGCGGGGTCGGCGCCTTGCCCGGCGCGGGGGCGGGACGACCGGGCGTCGGTGCCAGCGGCGCTGGCGGCCCCGCCAGCGGGGTCGGCGCCTTGCCCGGCGCGGGGGCGGGACGGCCGGGCGTCGGTGCCAGCGGCGTGGGCGGCCCCGCCAGCGGGATCGGCGCCTTGCCCGGCGCGGGGGCGGGACGGCCTGGTCTCGGCGGGCCGGCGAGCGGGGCCGGCCTGCTGCCCGGCGCGGGATTCGGGGCGGCCGGCGTCCCGGCCGCTCGGGGCTATGGTAGTGGCTATGGTACGTACTACGCCTCCAACGCCGCCCTCGCGGCCCAGCGAAACACCGTCCTCGCCGCGAGCTATGCGTATCCGGTCTACACCCCCAATATGTACGCCGCGTATCCCCAGGCCTGGCAGCCGACGAACCTCGGCAACTCTTCGCTGTACGCGAATCCCGGCTATAACGCCGTCGCCGGTCAGATGGACCTGGCCGCCCAGCCCGCCTCGTACGATTACGGCGGCAACGTGGTCGCCCAACCCCAGGCCGTGTACGTCAACGGTGAATCGGCCGGGACGCCTCAGGAATACGCTGATCAGGCCAGCCAGATCGCCTCGGCCGGCGGAGCCGAACCCGACGCGAACGCTTCGTGGCAGCCGATCGGCGTCTTCGCCATGGTCGAGGGCGATCAAACTCAACCCAACGACTTCTTCCAGTTGGCGATCAACAACCAGGGCGTGATCCGCGGCAATTACCACAACCTCAAGACGAACGAGGCCACGCCGCTGGCGGGATCGGTCGACCGCGAGTCGCAGCGAGTCGCCTGGACGATCGGCGGCGACAAGACCCCCGTCTACGAGGTCGGCCTCGCCAACCTGACCAAAGAGCAGACGACGATGCTTGTCCACGCTCCGGACGGCCAGCAGCGGCAGTTCACCCTCGTCCGGATCCCGGATCCCGGCCCGGAGGGCGGAAACGTCGCGCCCCCCGCATCGCAGCCCTGACCGACCCGATCGATCCCAGGCCTTGATCGTGACGGGCTCGTTCCAGCCCGTCACGATCACGGACCGTTCCCCTCGTCACCGTCCGGTCCTTCCTGCATAATGGTGGACTGCGGAGATGCGGCGACGGCCCGGGGAATTTGGCGATCGGAGTACTCGAAACGTGCCCCCTGTGATCCTGGATGGGAAAGCCCTGGCAGAGCGGATTCGCGGCGAGTTGGCCGGCGAAGTGGCGGAGTTCCGGGACCGGACGGGGATCATCCCCGGACTTTCGGTCGTGCTCGTCGGCGAAGATCCGGCGAGTCGGGTCTACGTCCGCAACAAGGAGAACGCCGTCAAGGCCGCCGGCATGAACGGCGACGTCGTCCGGCTCCCGGCCGAGACGACCCAGGAGGAACTGCTCGCCACGGTCGACCGCCTCAACGCCGACCCCGCCGTCCACGGCATCCTGGTGCAGCTCCCGTTGCCCAGGCATCTGGATTCCCGATCGGTGATCGAGCGGGTCGACCCGCTGAAGGACGTCGACGGCTTCCACACGATGAACGTCGGCCTGCTGGCCCAGGGGCATCCCCGGTTCGTCCCGTGCACGCCGCTGGGGATCGTCGAACTGCTGAAGGATTCCGACGTCGACACCCGAGGGGCCCACGTCGTCGTGCTCGGTCGCTCGCAAGTCGTCGGCAAGCCGGTCGCGCTCCTGCTCTTGCAGAAAGGGGTCGGGGCCGACGCCACCGTGACCGTCTGCCACACCGGCACCAAGGACCCGGCCCGGTTCGCCCGCGAGGCCGACATCCTCATCGTCGCGATGGGTCAGCCGGAGCTGGTGAAGGCCGACTGGATCAAGCCGCACGCGGTCGTGATCGACGTCGGGATCCACCGGAAGGCCGACGGCAAACTCTGCGGCGACGTCGATTTCGCCGAGGCCGCCCAGGTCGCCGCCAAGATCACCCCGGTTCCGGGGGGCGTCGGGCCGATGACCGTCGCCATGCTGCTTCGGAACACGCTCCACGCCGCCGAACTCGCCGCCGAACGTCGAGGTTGAAACGATGATCCGATTCGGAATCTGCAACGAGCTGTTCGAAGGTTGGGAACTTCAGGACGTCTGCAAGCTCGTCCGCGAGATCGGCTACGACGGCCTGGAACTCGCCCCGTTCACCCTCGCCCCGCTCATCACCGACCTCTCGTCGGAGCGTCGACGCGAGATCCGTCGCACGATCGAGGACGCCGGCCTGGCGACGATCGGCCTGCACTGGCTGCTCGCGAAGACCGACGGATTCTACCTGACCTCGCCCGACCCCGAAGTCCGACGCCGGACGGGAGAGTACTTCGTGGCCCTGGCCGAAGCCGCCCGCGACCTCGGCGGCTCGCTCCTGGTCCTCGGCTCTCCCAAGCAGCGCGACCTGCTGCCGGGCGTCTCGTTCGACGAGGCCCAGGGCTACGCCGTGGAAGTCTTCCGACGGATCATGCCGGCGGTGGGCGACCTCGGGATCGACCTCTGCCTGGAACCCCTGGCCCCCACCGAGACCAACTTTCTGAACACCTGCGCCCAGGCCGAAGCCCTGATCGCCCAGGTCGACCACCCGCATTTCAAGCTGCACATGGACGTGAAGGCCCAGAGCGGCGAGACCGACGCCACCGTCCCCGACCTGATCCGCCGCCACGCTCGAAACGCCGGCCACTTCCACGCCCAGGACGTCAACCTGCAAGGCCCCGGAATGGGCGACGTCGACTTCGGCCCGATCTTCAAGGCCCTCGTCGAATCCGGTTACGACCGCTGGGTTTCCGTCGAAGTGTTCGACTTCTCCCCCGGAGCCGAGGAGACCGCCCGGCGGAGCCTCGAATGCCTGAAGGCGAACCTCCGGGCCGCCCAGTCCAGTCCCGCCTGAGACCATCCCGATCCACGCCTCTGGCGCCGACGCCTTGATCCGCCTCACGCGGACTTGTAAATTCGTACACTATCAATTGCGGCCGAGGGCCGAACATTGGTATTGTGGCGATCTCAGGAGTTGCTTTGATCTGTGGGGCATGAAGCCGCGTTCGTGAAGCACAGGATGGGAGTCGGGTCCAGCGATGGCGAAACGGAACCGCCGGGGGAATAACGATCGCGAGCTTCGCGCGAGGCGAAGCTCGCTGACGGAGGATGTCCCGCTGGCGGAGGCCGCGCGGGAGCGTTATCTCAACTACGCCCTGAGCGTCATCACCTCGCGCGCCTTGCCGGACGTCCGAGACGGTCTCAAGCCCGTGCAGCGGCGGATCTTGTACGCCATGTGGTCGGACCTGCGGATCACCGCCGACGGCCGGTTCATGAAGTGCGCGGCGGTCGTCGGCGAGGTGATGAAGAATTACCATCCCCACGGCGACTCATCGATTTACGACGCCCTGGTCCGCATGGCCCAGCCGTTCTCATTGCGGCAGCCCTTGATCGAGGGCTACGGCAACTTCGGTTCGATCGACGGCGACCCGCCGGCCGCATTCCGGTACACGGAATGCCGCCTGACCCCGATCGCCCAGACCTTGCTGAGCGAGCTTCGCGAGCAGACCGTCGACTTCCGCGACAACTACATGGCGACGACCCAGGAGCCGGTCGTCCTCCCCGCCCAGTTCCCGAACCTGCTGGTCAACGGCGCTGCGGGCATCGCGGTCGGCATGGCGACGAACATCCCGCCGCACAACCTCAAAGAGGTCTGCAACGCGCTGGTGGTCTTGCTGGAGAACCGCGAGGCCCCGCTGGACAAGTTGACCCGGCACGTCCTGGGTCCGGACTTCCCGACCGGCGGCGTCATCCTCAACCCTCCCGAGGACATCCGGAAGATCTACGCCACCGGACAGGGGAGCCTCAAGCTCCGGGGGACCTTCGCCCGTCCCGAGGATCGGCCCAACACGATCGTCATCGACTCGATCCCCTA includes:
- the folD gene encoding bifunctional methylenetetrahydrofolate dehydrogenase/methenyltetrahydrofolate cyclohydrolase FolD, which translates into the protein MPPVILDGKALAERIRGELAGEVAEFRDRTGIIPGLSVVLVGEDPASRVYVRNKENAVKAAGMNGDVVRLPAETTQEELLATVDRLNADPAVHGILVQLPLPRHLDSRSVIERVDPLKDVDGFHTMNVGLLAQGHPRFVPCTPLGIVELLKDSDVDTRGAHVVVLGRSQVVGKPVALLLLQKGVGADATVTVCHTGTKDPARFAREADILIVAMGQPELVKADWIKPHAVVIDVGIHRKADGKLCGDVDFAEAAQVAAKITPVPGGVGPMTVAMLLRNTLHAAELAAERRG
- a CDS encoding sugar phosphate isomerase/epimerase family protein, which codes for MIRFGICNELFEGWELQDVCKLVREIGYDGLELAPFTLAPLITDLSSERRREIRRTIEDAGLATIGLHWLLAKTDGFYLTSPDPEVRRRTGEYFVALAEAARDLGGSLLVLGSPKQRDLLPGVSFDEAQGYAVEVFRRIMPAVGDLGIDLCLEPLAPTETNFLNTCAQAEALIAQVDHPHFKLHMDVKAQSGETDATVPDLIRRHARNAGHFHAQDVNLQGPGMGDVDFGPIFKALVESGYDRWVSVEVFDFSPGAEETARRSLECLKANLRAAQSSPA